One genomic segment of Brassica napus cultivar Da-Ae chromosome A3, Da-Ae, whole genome shotgun sequence includes these proteins:
- the LOC111210478 gene encoding topless-related protein 4, with protein sequence MATLEKDLMFLILQFLDEKKHKELVHRLESESGCYFNMRYFEELVAQGKWDEMEKYLFGFTKIGDNQQSMMIFFEIRKHKYLEALDKRDHAKALDILRKDLKVFELETYNKDLFKEMSLLLTMDDFRANPKISTYGDTTSERGNLFRGLEKLIVANPLLRDKLQFPVLGTSRLRTLIGQSLKWQHHLCKNPMPNPDIDTLFVDHTCDQPIAIFKPVPSARISPALSEWTDTYASSGPIGWGSPNNPAAILMGPQTPFGHMGYQTADSNNPLKRSRPSGTSQEVGNISPVPYSGQPHGRNTISLDEFPKVVVTTLAQGSPVTSMDFHPFQQILLLVGTIGGDVFLWDVVARQMISEKGFEVWKLYACSDELQASFNDDERASVNHVAWSPDGSLIGVAYSKNIVHIYSFDGGNDIRNHLEIEAHTGSVNHLAFSYPNEQLSVVTCGDDRLIKVWDAFTGARRFTFEGHEAPVLSVCPDQKKIIQVILSTATDGKIKGWSYDDVGASVTYDAPGHSSTRMAFSSDRARLFSCGTNKEGESFLVEWKDGKGSIKRTYQGLGQRAVGIVQFDTTKNRFLAAGDESTIKIWDMNNTNLLKTIHADGGLPASPCVRFNKEGTLLAVSTSNHGVRILATDDGLKFLKTAENRTLVTKVPGGGGGGFGSSSANAGITMADQSTSFAAMKKNEVRTLPLGKPRTSNVSNEGSTTWKVTEITEPSQCYSLILPDKVTDTKVSRLIYTNSGSGVLALASNAEHKLWKWQKSDPNLDGKATTNAHPVLWRPNSGIIMINKTSDTNPEEAIPCLALSKNDSYLVSASGREISLFKMATFETAATYMSPPPAATFLAFLPSDYNIIGIGFKDSSIRIYNLQTDEGKAILLNGHTKRITGLAFSLALNILVSSGADSQVCVWSMAGWEKRSSMYLNAPKGRSMPAVSDTRVQFHQNEIHLLVVNETQIAIYDAQKLDCLNTWFLREATGRRITSGTYSGDSKSIFVSFEDGTVNVLTASNLRLRCRINPTAYLPSNPSSNVHPLVIAAHPTEIDQFAVGLSNGHVCVVEPSESEGRWGTSLQAPPDNF encoded by the exons ATGGCTACTCTCGAGAAGGATCTTATGTTCTTGATTCTTCAATTTCTCGATGAAAAGAAACACAAGGAACTTGTTCACAG ATTGGAATCGGAGTCAGGTTGTTACTTCAACATGCGTTACTTTGAAGAACTTGTGGCTCAAGGCAAGTGGGACGAAATGGAGAAGTATCTCTTTGGGTTCACCAAGATTGGGGATAACCAACAGTCCATGATGATCTTCTTTGAAATCCGAAAGCATAAGTATCTCGAAGCATTAGATAA GCGTGATCATGCTAAAGCCTTGGACATATTACGAAAGGATCTGAAGGTGTTTGAATTAGAAACTTATAATAAAGATCTCTTCAAGGAAATGTCCCTGCTTTTGACAATGGATGACTTTAG AGCCAATCCGAAAATCTCCACGTACGGGGATACAACGTCGGAAAGGGGTAATTTGTTCCGTGGATTAGAAAAACTGATAGTGGCTAATCCACTTCTCCGCGACAAACTTCAGTTTCCTGTTTTGGGGACTTCAAGGCTGCGTACTCTAATCGGGCAAAG TTTAAAGTGGCAGCATCATCTATGTAAGAATCCTATGCCAAATCCTGACATCGACACTCTGTTTGTGGACCATACTTGCGACCAACCGATTGCT ATATTTAAGCCTGTTCCAAGTGCAAGAATCTCACCTGCTCTTTCAGAATGGACAGATACTTATGCATCTTCAGGTCCTATAGGCTGGGGTTCCCCAAACAACCCAG CTGCTATTTTAATGGGCCCTCAGACTCCTTTTGGTCATATGGGATATCAAACTGCTGATTCTAACAATCCTTTGAAGAGGTCAAGGCCGTCTGGAACCTCACAGGAG gtggGTAATATTTCGCCAGTTCCATATTCTGGCCAGCCCCATGGACGTAATACAATATCACTTGATGAGTTTCCCAAGGTAGTTGTTACAACTCTTGCTCAGGGTTCACCTGTCACGAGCATGGACTTCCATCCATTTCAGCAAATTTTACTACTGG TTGGTACAATTGGTGGTGATGTTTTCCTGTGGGACGTGGTTGCTCGTCAAATGATTTCGGAGAAGGGATTTGAAGTCTGGAAGCTTTATGCTTGTTCAGACGAATTGCAG GCATCTTTTAACGATGATGAGAGGGCGTCGGTAAATCATGTGGCATGGAGTCCTGACGGATCTCTAATTG gCGTGGCATACTCAAAAAACATCGTGCATATATATTCCTTTGATGGGGGCAATGACATACGCAATCATCTGGAG ATTGAAGCTCATACAGGAAGTGTTAACCATCTTGCCTTTTCATATCCTAACGAACAACTATCTGTTGTTACTTGTGGCGATGACAGACTCATTAAG GTTTGGGATGCTTTTACTGGGGCTAGACGGTTTACTTTTGAGGGCCATGAAGCTCCTGTGCTCTCTGTTTGTCCCGACCAGAAGAAAATTATTCAG GTTATCTTGTCAACAGCAACTGATGGAAAAATAAAAGGTTGGTCTTATGATGATGTGGGTGCGAGTGTTACCTATGACGCACCTGGCCATTCTTCGACCAGAATGGCATTCAGCAGTGATAGAGCAAG GTTGTTTTCCTGTGGTACAAACAAAGAAGGAGAGTCATTCTTAGTCGAGTGGAAGGACGGTAAAGGCTCCATAAAAAGAACATATCAAGGCCTTGGACAACGTGCTGTAGGGATTGTACAATTTGACACAACCAAGAATAGATTCTTAGCTGCTGGCGATGAGTCGACTATCAAaatttgggacatgaacaacaCAAATCTTTTGAAAACTATTCATGCAGATGGTGGATTACCG GCTTCTCCTTGTGTTAGATTTAATAAGGAAGGAACACTTTTAGCTGTCTCAACCAGTAACCATGGTGTTAGAATTCTCGCTACTGATGATGGATTAAAGTTTCTGAAAACAGCAGAAAATCGCACGCTTGTCACTAAG GTTCCtggaggtggaggtggtggtTTTGGTTCTTCAAGTGCAAATGCAGGAATAACTATGGCAGATCAATCTACCTCTTTTGCAGCTATGAAG AAAAATGAAGTGCGAACTCTGCCTCTTGGGAAGCCCAGAACCTCTAATGTTTCAAATGAAGGATCTACAACCTGGAAAGTTACAGAGATTACAGAGCCATCTCAGTGCTATTCCTTGATTCTCCCCGACAAAGTGACAGACACGAAG GTTTCCAGATTAATATACACAAATTCTGGCTCTGGAGTATTAGCCTTGGCATCTAATGCAGAGCACAAGTTGTGGAAATGGCAGAAGAGCGATCCTAATTTGGATGGAAAG GCAACGACTAATGCACATCCAGTATTATGGAGACCTAACAGTGGGATTATTATGATCAATAAGACAAGTGATACAAACCCGGAAGAGGCTATTCCTTGTCTTGCCCTCTCAAAGAATGACTCCTACCTTGTGTCAGCTTCAGGGAGGGAAATCTCTTTGTTCAAGATGGCGACCTTCGAG ACTGCAGCGACGTACATGTCTCCACCGCCTGCAGCAACATTCCTTGCGTTTCTTCCTTCAGACTATAATATCATTGGCATTGGCTTCAAGGATTCATCTATCCGAATCTACAATCTTCAAACTGACGAG GGGAAAGCCATATTATTGAATGGTCATACGAAAAGAATAACAGGGCTTGCTTTCTCACTGGCTCTGAACATTCTAGTTTCTTCGGGTGCTGATTCACAG GTGTGCGTTTGGAGCATGGCTGGATGGGAGAAGCGAAGTAGTATGTATTTGAATGCTCCAAAAGGAAGATCAATGCCGGCTGTCTCAGATACTCGCGTGCAGTTCCATCAAAATGAGATTCATCTGTTGGTTGTCAATGAAACGCAAATAGCCATTTACGATGCTCAAAAACTTGATTGCTTGAACACG TGGTTTCTACGCGAAGCGACTGGTCGAAGAATCACATCAGGTACATATTCAGGTGATAGCAAGTCAATCTTCGTGAGCTTTGAAGACGGTACTGTCAATGTCCTCACTGCGTCAAATCTCAGACTGAGATGTCGGATTAATCCAACAGCCTATTTGCCTTCGAACCCAAG CTCAAATGTACATCCGCTAGTGATCGCAGCTCATCCAACGGAGATTGACCAGTTTGCAGTAGGGCTCAGTAATGGGCATGTCTGTGTGGTTGAACCATCGGAATCAGAAGGAAGATGGGGAACCTCGCTCCAGGCTCCACCTGACaacttttaa
- the LOC106384955 gene encoding transcription elongation factor SPT4 homolog 1 gives MRMGEVAAQIPTSFGHELRACLRCRLVKTYDQFRDSGCENCPFFKIEEDPERIVDVTTPNFNGTISMMDPRRSWAARWLRIGKFAPGCYALAVSETLSEDMQSLCQEERVQYIPPKRI, from the exons ATGAGAATGGGAGAGGTGGCTGCGCAGATTCCGACGAGTTTCGGCCACGAGCTCAGGGCTTGTCTTCGTTGCCGTCTCGTCAAGACCTACGATCAG TTTAGGGATTCTGGGTGCGAGAATTGTCCATTCTTCAAGATAGAGGAGGATCCTGAGCGTATCGTCGATGTTACCACCCCTAATTTCAACGG tACAATCTCTATGATGGATCCACGCAGAAGTTGGGCGGCGAGATGGTTAAGAATTG GTAAATTTGCTCCTGGTTGCTACGCTCTTGCTGTCTCAGAGACACTCTCAGAGGACATGCAG TCACTATGCCAAGAAGAGCGAGTTCAGTACATTCCGCCAAAACGCATTTGA
- the LOC111197915 gene encoding pyruvate kinase, cytosolic isozyme-like → MSNIDIEGILKELPNDGRIPKTKIVCTLGPASRTVPMIEKLLRAGMNVARFNFSHGSHEYHQGTLDNLRTAMQNTGILAAVMLDTKGPEIRTGFLKDGNPIQLKEGQEITITTDYETLGDESTISMSYKKLPLDVKPGNTILCADGSISLAVLSCDPESGTVRCRCENTAMLGERKNVNLPGVVVDLPTLTDKDIEDIMGWGVPNSIDMIALSFVRKGSDLVNVRRVLGSHAKSIMLMSKVENQEGVVNFDEILRETDAFMVARGDLGMEIPIEKIFLAQKLMIYKCNLAGKPVVTATQMLESMIKSPRPTRAEATDVANAVLDGTDCVMLSGESAAGAYPEIAVKVMAKICIEAESSLDYNTIFKERIRATPVPMSPLESLASSAVRAANKAHAKLIIVLTRGGSTAKLVAKYRPSVPILSVVVPVMTTDSFDWTCSDESPARHSLIYRGLIPMLAEGSAKATDSESTEVIIESALKSAVKRGLCNHGDAVVALHRIGVASVIKICVVK, encoded by the exons ATGTCGAACATAGACATTGAAGGGATATTGAAGGAGCTACCTAACGATGGGAGGATCCCAAAAACCAAGATCGTTTGCACTCTAGGACCAGCTTCTCGCACTGTTCCTATGATCGAGAAGCTTCTCAGAGCCGGTATGAACGTTGCTCGCTTCAACTTCTCTCATGGAAGCCATGAGTATCACCAGGGCACACTCGACAACCTCCGCACCGCTATGCAGAACACAGGCATTCTCGCCGCCGTCATGCTTGACACAAAG GGACCTGAGATTCGTACTGGTTTCTTGAAAGATGGGAACCCTATACAACTCAAGGAAGGCCAAGAGATCACTATCACCACTGACTATGAAACTTTAGGAGACGAGTCGACGATCTCCATGAGCTATAAGAAGCTTCCCTTAGATGTGAAGCCCGGAAACACCATTCTCTGTGCAGATGGAAGCATAAGTCTAGCTGTCTTATCATGTGATCCAGAGTCTGGAACTGTTAGGTGCAGGTGCGAAAACACGGCGATGCTTGGCGAGAGAAAGAACGTGAATCTCCCCGGTGTCGTTGTTGATCTCCCCACTCTGACAGACAAGGATATTGAAGATATTATGGGTTGGGGTGTTCCTAACAGCATCGATATGATTGCGCTTTCTTTTGTCCGTAAAGGCTCAGATCTTGTCAATGTCAGGAGGGTTCTTGGTTCTCATGCTAAAAGCATTATGCTGATGTCAAAG GTTGAGAACCAGGAAGGAGTAGTGAACTTTGATGAGATACTGCGGGAAACAGATGCATTCATGGTCGCTCGTGGTGATCTAGGGATGGAGATTCCCATAGAGAAGATCTTCTTAGCTCAGAAGCTGATGATCTACAAGTGCAACCTCGCAGGCAAACCAGTGGTTACAGCCACTCAGATGCTTGAGTCAATGATCAAGTCACCGAGGCCAACGCGTGCTGAAGCCACGGACGTTGCCAACGCCGTCCTCGACGGCACAGACTGCGTGATGCTCAGCGGAGAGAGCGCAGCAGGAGCTTATCCGGAGATAGCTGTGAAAGTCATGGCCAAGATCTGCATTGAAGCAGAAAGCTCGCTTGACTACAACACGATCTTCAAAGAGAGGATCAGAGCGACTCCGGTTCCAATGAGCCCGTTGGAGAGTCTTGCATCGTCAGCTGTAAGGGCTGCGAACAAAGCGCATGCGAAGCTCATCATTGTCTTGACTCGCGGAGGGTCAACAGCTAAGCTTGTAGCTAAGTACAGACCCTCTGTTCCGATTCTTTCGGTGGTTGTACCAGTTATGACTACGGATTCCTTTGACTGGACTTGTAGTGACGAGTCGCCTGCAAGGCACAGTTTGATATACAGAGGCTTAATCCCTATGTTGGCTGAAGGATCTGCAAAGGCGACGGATAGTGAGTCCACAGAGGTTATCATTGAATCCGCTTTGAAGTCAGCTGTGAAGAGAGGACTGTGCAACCATGGTGATGCTGTTGTGGCGCTGCACCGTATTGGAGTTGCCTCGGTTATTAAGATCTGTGTGGTTAagtaa
- the LOC111210488 gene encoding calumenin-A-like, producing MSKASVILYITVGILVLFLVSYSPKKNSDHDHHHHGGGHGQHHRLKLRSSFNFKPTRHDPIPFDPLVADMERRREDKEWERQHIDHSHPELATHDAAPGHESQPEWEDFMDAEDYLNDEEKFNVTDRLISLFPKLDVSPTDGFVTESELTEWNMQSSAKEVMHRTQRDMDVHDRNKDGFISFSEYEPPSWVRNSGNDSFGYNMGWWKEEHFNASDANGDGLLNLTEFNDFLHPADTKNHKLLLWLCKEEVRERDSDKDGKIGFEEFYHGLFDTVRNYEEDNHNATHPYHDLPEGPAKQLFSQLDKDGDGYLSDVELLPIISKIHPTEHYYAKQQADYIISQADSDKDGRLTLAEMIEHPYVFYSAIFNEDDSDDDYGFHDEFR from the exons ATGAGTAAAGCTTCGGTGATACTCTACATCACCGTAGGgatcctcgtcctcttcctcgtCTCTTACTCCCCTAAGAAGAACTCCGACCACGATCACCACCACCACGGCGGCGGTCACGGCCAACACCACCGCCTCAAACTCCGCTCTTCCTTCAACTTCAAACCCACTCGCCACGATCCGATCCCCTTCGACCCCCTCGTCGCCGACATGGAGCGCCGCCGCGAGGACAAGGAGTGGGAGAGGCAGCACATTGACCATTCTCACCCCGAGCTAGCGACTCATGATGCTGCGCCTGGTCACGAGTCGCAGCCGGAGTGGGAGGACTTTATGGATGCTGAGGATTACTTGAATGATGAGGAGAAGTTCAATGTCACCGATAG GTTGATATCTTTGTTTCCGAAGCTTGATGTTTCTCCAACGGATGGGTTTGTGACTGAGAGTGAATTGACTGAGTGGAATATGCAGTCTTCTGCTAAGGAGGTTATGCATAGGACTCAGAGAGATATGGATGTTCATGATAGAAACAAGGAtggttttatttctttctctgaGTACGAGCCTCCCTCTTGGGTCCGCAACTCTG GTAATGATTCATTTGGCTATAACATGGGTTGGTGGAAGGAGGAGCATTTTAATGCATCAGATGCAAATGGTGATGGTTTACTGAATTTAACAGAGTTCAACGA CTTTCTTCATCCTGCTGATACCAAGAACCATAAGCTGCTGCTATGGTTGTGCAAGGAGGAAGTAAG agagagagattcagatAAAGATGGTAAGATCGGTTTTGAAGAGTTTTACCACGGCCTCTTTGacaccgtgaggaactacgaaGAAGATAATCACAACGCTACGCATCCTTATCATGACTTGCCTGAAGGCCCTGCGAAGCAGCTGTTTTCTCAGCTTGACAAAGACGGTGACGG GTACTTATCAGACGTTGAATTGCTTCCAATCATTAGTAAAATCCATCCTACTGAGCATTATTACGCAAAACAACAAGCTGATTATATTATATCACAG GCGGATTCAGACAAAGATGGACGTCTGACTTTAGCAGAGATGATTGAGCATCCATACGTCTTCTACAGTGCCATTTTCAACGAGGATGACTCTGATGATGACTATGGCTTCCATGATGAGTTTCGTTAG
- the LOC125593116 gene encoding serine/threonine-protein kinase SRK2G, which yields MDKYEVVKDLGTGNFGVARLLKHKETKELVAMKYIERGRKIDENVAREIINHRSLKHPNIIRFKEVMLTPTHLAIVMEYASGGELFDRICTAGRFSEAEARYFFQQLICGVDYCHSLQICHRDLKLENTLLDGSPAPLLKICDFGYSKSSILHSRPKSTVGTPAYIAPEVLSRREYDGKHADVWSCGVTLYVMLVGAYPFEDPNDPKNFRKTIQRIMAIQYKIPDYVHISQECKHLLSRIFVTNPAKRITLKEIKNHPWYLKNLPKELVESAQAVYYKRDNTSYSLQSIEDIMKIVGEARNPASSSSVSKSLGSGAEEEDEEDVEAEVEEDEEEDEYEKHVKEAHSSCQEPDKPQEERK from the exons ATGGACAAGTATGAGGTTGTGAAGGATCTGGGGACTGGAAACTTCGGTGTGGCTCGTCTTCTAAAGCACAAGGAGACCAAAGAGCTGGTTGCCATGAAATACATCGAGAGAGGCCGAAAG ATAGATGAGAATGTGGCTAGAGAGATTATCAATCACAGATCACTTAAGCATCCTAATATCATTCGCTTCAAGGAG GTGATGCTGACACCTACTCATCTTGCCATTGTGATGGAGTATGCTTCTGGAGGAGAGCTCTTTGATCGAATCTGCACTGCCGGTAGATTCAGTGAAGCTGAG GCTAGGTACTTCTTTCAACAGCTTATTTGCGGCGTCGACTACTGCCACTCTTTG CAAATATGCCACAGAGATCTGAAGCTTGAGAACACACTGCTTGATGGGAGCCCTGCTCCGCTTTTGAAAATCTGTGACTTTGGTTACTCTAAG TCATCTATACTACACTCTCGGCCTAAATCGACTGTTGGAACTCCTGCTTACATAGCACCTGAAGTTCTTTCCCGGAGAGAATATGATGGCAAG CACGCTGATGTGTGGTCGTGTGGAGTAACCCTTTATGTGATGCTGGTTGGAGCTTACCCATTTGAGGACCCTAACGATCCAAAGAATTTCAGGAAAACAATCCAA CGTATAATGGCTATACAATACAAGATCCCAGACTACGTTCACATATCTCAGGAATGCAAACACCTCCTCTCTCGCATATTCGTCACTAACCCCGCCAAG AGAATCACGCTTAAGGAGATCAAGAATCATCCGTGGTACTTGAAGAATTTGCCAAAGGAGCTGGTGGAGTCGGCACAAGCGGTGTATTACAAGAGAGACAACACGAGCTATTCTCTTCAAAGCATAGAGGACATAATGAAGATAGTTGGAGAAGCAAGGAACCCAGCGTCATCTTCTAGTGTTAGCAAAAGCTTGGGATCAGGagctgaggaagaagatgaagaggacGTTGAAGCTGAAgtggaagaagacgaagaagaagatgaatacGAGAAGCATGTCAAAGAGGCACATTCTTCTTGTCAAGAGCCTGACAAACCtcaagaagaaagaaaatga
- the LOC111210491 gene encoding putative F-box/LRR-repeat protein At3g28410, whose protein sequence is MMDRSITEGVDCISSMPDVILHHILSFIPIGLAIRSSTLSKRWRHVWCETPRLDFRGYHPMATARDINQTLISYKAPKITSFHLCVIVWVPKLEPQINNWIEFAVSRNVEQLFLSFGCRVNHATYRFLNSFFNSSSLQNLHVDFITGIPGCTVSWKSLRSLTLGHCFQSLDDVLSGCPVLETLTLGYCGGVHSLDLSKSPTLTILKINRRLYCWPTPGSIEIVAPHLRYLDLLNTHETCTLVDVSSLTKAKLDIRIQGDPYRYHYYSDDVKADFLRLENMLLKMLAQLRNVELLTLETTFLQVYTILAFS, encoded by the coding sequence ATGATGGATCGTAGTATTACCGAAGGAGTTGATTGCATAAGCTCAATGCCAGACGTGATCCTCCACCATATTCTCTCTTTTATTCCCATTGGTCTCGCCATCAGATCTTCCACCTTGTCCAAACGATGGAGGCATGTATGGTGCGAGACACCTCGTCTCGACTTTCGTGGCTATCACCCAATGGCAACTGCTCGCGATATAAACCAAACCCTAATCTCCTACAAGGCTCCGAAAATCACGAGTTTCCATCTTTGTGTGATCGTCTGGGTCCCTAAACTTGAGCCCCAGATTAATAACTGGATCGAGTTCGCTGTGTCCCGTAACGTGGAGCAGCTGTTTCTGTCCTTCGGTTGTCGTGTTAATCACGCGACTTATCGTTTCCTTAACTCGTTCTTTAATAGTTCCTCCTTACAGAACCTTCACGTCGATTTTATTACGGGGATCCCCGGATGCACGGTTTCTTGGAAATCTCTGAGGTCATTGACGTTGGGTCATTGTTTTCAATCTCTTGATGATGTTCTCTCTGGCTGTCCGGTTCTTGAAACCTTGACTCTTGGTTACTGTGGTGGAGTTCACAGTCTTGACTTGAGTAAGTCACCTACTCTGACAATATTGAAAATCAATCGCAGGCTGTACTGCTGGCCGACTCCAGGTTCAATAGAGATTGTAGCTCCGCACCTCCGTTATTTGGATTTGTTAAACACTCATGAAACATGTACTTTAGTTGATGTCTCCTCTTTGACCAAAGCCAAACTTGACATTCGCATACAGGGAGACCCATACCGATACCATTATTATTCTGATGATGTGAAGGCTGactttcttcgacttgagaacatgttgttaaagatgctagcACAACTTCGAAATGTTGAGCTGCTTACTCTTGAAACAACCTTTCTTCAGGTATATACTATTCTTGCATTTTCTTGA